The Miscanthus floridulus cultivar M001 chromosome 7, ASM1932011v1, whole genome shotgun sequence genome includes a region encoding these proteins:
- the LOC136463997 gene encoding uncharacterized protein: protein MNSTRRASKAAKSTINYHRFSLDEHHLFEPDALITKERDANHQSRQSSQSCRTHAYRRLTTPQFVSALTGIWNLVGQPESSGTTQRSDIHGTSSREDPVCFSRDQQGNILTPCCVESSSGLRSQNCLSTPKEIYEDLISVKKKMLMLTPFSSVVGASSTWRHMHSSNKVGGAHYLQFGTIYSMQTEKMEKIGTSQSSKRSMCEETCAGSNNMDIKDDSYSNQTRSTPNELFTISNEESSSTHDCASSGHNTECNLQNFQEDSNFLACPVHELEIAKDVRIMPGNQVVSKACTDVQLDESEHMSCLVGDAAVLNSANADECACRDDVCLRLSVDKCSQELQPTFQHRFDGAVTVNRHAVAGALAGTAVSASLHPIDTVKTIIQANSCGQSSVYHTLRLTLVERGVLGLYGGLAGKLVCSAPISAIYTLTYETVKGALLPVFPKEYHSIAHCAAGGCSSIATSFVFTPSECIKQQMQVGSHYQNCWNALVGCLKKGGIASLYAGWGAVLCRNIPHSIVKFYAYESLKQSLLKSAPDSAKLNSGQTLLCGGFAGSTAALCTTPFDVVKTRVQLQALSPVSKYDGVVHALKEIFRHEGLCGLYRGLTPRLAMYMCQGAIFFTSYEFLNTLMFPEPEKEVPARSF from the exons ATGAACTCGACACGCCGGGCTTCAAAAGCGGCAAAGTCAACAATCAATTACCACAGGTTTTCATTAGATGAGCACCACTTATTTGAGCCGGATGCTTTGATTACTAAGGAGCGAGATGCCAATCATCAATCAAGGCAAAGCTCGCAATCTTGCAGAACACATGCTTACAGAAGATTGACCACTCCCCAGTTTGTATCTGCATTGACTGGAATCTGGAATCTTGTTGGCCAGCCTGAATCATCTGGCACAACTCAAAGATCTGATATTCATGGGACTTCGAGTAGGGAAGACCCTGTGTGCTTTAGCAGGGATCAACAAGGAAATATACTGACACCTTGCTGTGTGGAAAGCTCAAGTGGTCTGAGATCTCAAAACTGCTTGTCTACACCAAAAGAAATTTATGAGGATCTTATCTCGGTAAAGAAGAAGATGTTAATGCTGACACCATTCAGTAGTGTTGTTGGTGCATCATCCACATGGAGGCATATGCATTCCTCAAATAAGGTTGGAGGTGCACATTATTTGCAATTTGGAACTATATACTCTATGCAAACCGAAAAGATGGAAAAAATTGGGACTTCTCAGAGTAGCAAAAGAAGCATGTGTGAGGAAACTTGTGCTGGTTCCAACAATATGGACATTAAGGACGATAGCTATTCGAATCAAACAAGAAGCACGCCTAATGAGCTATTTACTATCTCAAATGAAGAATCTAGCAGTACACATGATTGTGCAAGTTCTGGACACAATACTGAGTGCAATCTACAAAATTTTCAAGAAGATTCTAATTTTTTAGCTTGCCCAGTTCACGAATTGGAAATTGCCAAAGATGTGAGGATAATGCCAGGGAATCAAGTTGTCAGTAAGGCATGCACAGATGTTCAGCTTGACGAATCAGAACACATGTCTTGTCTGGTGGGTGATGCTGCTGTTCTTAATTCAGCAAATGCAGATGAATGTGCTTGTAGGGATGATGTGTGTCTGCGGCTTTCTGTAGACAAGTGTTCACAAGAGCTCCAACCAACTTTTCAGCATCGATTTGATGGTGCTGTTACCGTAAACAGGCATGCTGTGGCAGGAGCATTAGCTGGGACAGCAGTCAGTGCTTCTTTGCATCCAATTGATACTGTGAAAACAATAATTCAGGCTAACAGTTGTGGACAAAGTTCAGTCTACCATACACTAAGGCTCACCCTTGTTGAGAGAG GTGTTCTGGGGCTATATGGAGGACTTGCTGGCAAACTTGTTTGTTCTGCACCAATTTCTGCAATTTATACCTTAACTTATGAAACAGTAAAGGGGGCTCTTCTGCCTGTTTTTCCAAAG GAATATCATTCAATTGCACATTGTGCTGCCGGTGGCTGTTCTAGTATTGCAACATCCTTTGTTTTTACACCCAGTGAATGCATAAAACAACAAATGCAAGTGGGTTCCCATTATCAGAACTGCTG GAATGCTTTAGTAGGATGTCTCAAAAAGGGTGGCATTGCTTCATTATATGCTGGATGGGGTGCTGTTCTTTGTAGAAATATCCCACATTCCATAGTAAAG TTTTATGCCTATGAGAGTCTGAAGCAGTCTCTGTTGAAATCAGCACCTGATAGTGCCAAACTCAATTCTGGCCAAACG CTTTTATGCGGAGGTTTTGCTGGGTCAACTGCTGCTCTCTGTACGACTCCATTTGATGTTGTCAAGACACGAGTGCAATTACAG GCACTCAGCCCTGTTAGCAAGTATGATGGGGTTGTTCATGCACTAAAAGAAATTTTTCGGCATGAAGGCTTAT
- the LOC136465961 gene encoding uncharacterized protein, whose product MKSDVEIERNRDCQSAKISKPRPTTVRTLALAHFPTRTAHPNMAAPTAAVDTTAPLPPPSAEPAAAPAPDQEVSPPPHAPQSDAPAPAVAALAPAPAPAPAPVPVPVPAPAPRKRKLEESGFHTSEYYKIRAVVADLRVRFVQVYQATDFCNTDAAREILKEINVVMDLSKKMRLKLGATSEPVKPLEKPSAGFVKDELVKPAEKPSAGPVTAEPVKPPEKPSAGPVTAEPVKPLEKPSAGPVKNEPTVPAPAGENNQAHGVSQTTISPNNAGVDTPVKHDNSEAQK is encoded by the exons ATGAAATCTGAC GTAGAGATAGAGAGGAACAGGGACTGCCAATCTGCCAAAATTTCAAAGCCCAGGCCCACCACCGTCAGAACGCTTGCACTCGCTCATTTCCCAACGCGCACGGCGCACCCGAACATGGCCGCTCCGACCGCCGCCGTCGACACCACCGCCCCGCTTCCTCCTCCGTCGGCAGAGCCCGCGGCTGCACCCGCACCGGATCAAGAGGTCTCTCCTCCTCCTCATGCCCCTCAGTCCGATGCGCCTGCGCCCGCAGTGGCCGCGCTCGCGCCCGCGCCAGCCCCGGCTCCtgcgcccgtgcccgtgcccgtgcccgcgcCAGCACCGAGGAAGCGGAAGCTCGAGGAATCGGGGTTCCACACCTCCGAATACTACAAGATCCGTGCCGTCGTCGCCGACCTGCGTGTCCGCTTCGTCCAG GTTTACCAAGCTACTGATTTCTGCAACACGGATGCTGCTCGTGAGATTTTGAAAG AAATAAATGTTGTCATGGATCTATCCAAGAAAATGAGGCTCAAGCTTGGTGCTACTTCTGAGCCTGTGAAACCATTGGAGAAACCTTCAGCTGGATTTGTGAAGGATGAGCTTGTGAAACCAGCAGAGAAGCCTTCAGCTGGACCTGTGACCGCAGAGCCTGTGAAGCCACCAGAGAAGCCTTCAGCTGGACCTGTGACCGCAGAGCCTGTGAAGCCACTAGAGAAGCCTTCAGCTGGACCTGTGAAAAATGAACCCACTGTACCAGCTCCAGCTGGAGAAAACAATCAAGCTCACGGGGTAAGCCAGACTACAATTTCTCCAAATAATGCAGGTGTTGATACACCAGTCAAGCATGATAACTCGGAGGCGCAGAAGTGA
- the LOC136463999 gene encoding uncharacterized protein isoform X2 — protein sequence MASKFDNQNNEQLVDEYCDQDEDGLGDFIVYSDDDEESLKQKQHQQELDDEVEEEEDDEHQQELDDEVEEEEEEEVEDEEEEAPVGQQEILSLREQLKEEIRRKNAAMAAGARKPNLPLSSKNQTMPPVKDGYGTFFGPSKPVLARRVIEEGCSTIMKDLQNVPSKKDVSLALKMRQGAVEKMQKLKFVSEEKRKVDTLRKNRDYSCLFSDDADTQPPTKDHPESSRALLLVPKSETQDAGQVNSARKSRVFTGQPATLSSTDHGLKKGSGSLGKKAHAERKGAIAAGRNGSNLPNLKKKSPGLLSSSKGQELQPSLHNKRPQASIPGQKLRQQPQSQRPQGNGRQPPLQGRSLQGQLIGQNRSAAQNGRLKSAQKQLIPSSKFKASHGVEKHIVKRRKSNDDRQIMHKYDEFAISDEDESDMEADFASIQREERRSAALARKEDQEQLRLIKEEERRERAMKRKRAAQKE from the exons ATGGCGAGCAAGTTCGACAACCAAAACAAT GAGCAACTCGTGGACGAATATTGTGACCAAGATGAGGACGGCCTCGGTGACTTCATTGTGTAtagcgacgacgacgaggagtcaTTGAAGCAAAAGCAGCACCAGCAGGAGTTGGATGATGaggtggaagaggaagaggatgatgagcaCCAGCAGGAGTTGGATGATGaggtggaagaggaagaagaggaagaggttgaggatgaagaagaggaggcacCAGTTGGGCAGCAAGAGATCCTTAGCCTGAGGGAGCAGTTAAAGGAGGAAATCAGGAGGAAAAACGCGGCAATGGCTGCTGGCGCTCGCAAACCTAATTTACCATTGTCATCCAAGAACCAGACGATGCCACCCGTTAAGGACGG ATATGGCACCTTCTTTGGGCCATCAAAGCCAGTGCTTGCTCGCCGAGTCATCGAAGAAGGGTGTTCAACGATCATGAAAGATCTACAGAATGTACCCTCCAAA AAAGATGTTTCCTTGGCTTTGAAGATGCGACAAGGCGCAGTTGAGAAAATGCAGAAACTGAAGTTTGTTAGTGAG GAGAAGAGAAAGGTTGATACACTTCGAAAGAATCGAGATTACTCATGTCTGTTCTCAGATGATGCTGATACTCAACCCCCTACTAAAGATCATCCTGAGAGTAGTAGGGCCCTTCTTCTTGTTCCGAAATCTG AGACTCAAGATGCTGGGCAGGTGAATTCTGCCAGGAAAAGCAGAGTGTTCACAGGTCAACCTGCCACATTATCATCAACAGACCATGGATTGAAGAAGGGTTCTGGGTCTCTGGGAAAGAAGGCTCATGCAGAAAGAAAAGGCGCTATAGCTGCTGGTAGAAACGGGTCCAACCTGCCTAACTTGAAGAAGAAATCTCCAGGGCTGCTATCATCCTCGAAAGGCCAAGAGCTGCAGCCGTCACTCCATAACAAGAGGCCGCAGGCGTCGATTCCAGGACAGAAGCTGCGGCAGCAGCCGCAGAGTCAGAGGCCGCAAGGCAATGGCCGTCAGCCACCGTTGCAAGGTCGAAGTCTACAAGGTCAGCTTATTGGACAGAATAGATCGGCTGCGCAAAATGGGAGATTGAAATCAGCACAAAAGCAGCTCATTCCTTCCTCAAAATTCAAG GCATCTCATGGAGTAGAAAAGCATATAGTAAAAAGAAGGAAATCCAATGATGACAGACAAATAATGCATAA ATATGACGAATTTGCTATCAGCGATGAAGACGAGAGTGATATGGAAGCTGATTTTGCTAGCATACAAAGGGAAGAGAGAAGAAG CGCGGCACTTGCAAGGAAAGAGGACCAGGAGCAGCTCCGGTTGatcaaggaagaagagaggcgcGAACGCGCAATGAAGAGGAAAAGGGCAGCACAAAAGGAATAA
- the LOC136463999 gene encoding uncharacterized protein isoform X3, whose protein sequence is MASKFDNQNNEQLVDEYCDQDEDGLGDFIVYSDDDEESLKQKQHQQELDDEVEEEEEEEVEDEEEEAPVGQQEILSLREQLKEEIRRKNAAMAAGARKPNLPLSSKNQTMPPVKDGYGTFFGPSKPVLARRVIEEGCSTIMKDLQNVPSKKDVSLALKMRQGAVEKMQKLKFVSEEKRKVDTLRKNRDYSCLFSDDADTQPPTKDHPESSRALLLVPKSETQDAGQVNSARKSRVFTGQPATLSSTDHGLKKGSGSLGKKAHAERKGAIAAGRNGSNLPNLKKKSPGLLSSSKGQELQPSLHNKRPQASIPGQKLRQQPQSQRPQGNGRQPPLQGRSLQGQLIGQNRSAAQNGRLKSAQKQLIPSSKFKHLQASHGVEKHIVKRRKSNDDRQIMHKYDEFAISDEDESDMEADFASIQREERRSAALARKEDQEQLRLIKEEERRERAMKRKRAAQKE, encoded by the exons ATGGCGAGCAAGTTCGACAACCAAAACAAT GAGCAACTCGTGGACGAATATTGTGACCAAGATGAGGACGGCCTCGGTGACTTCATTGTGTAtagcgacgacgacgaggagtcaTTGAAGCAAAAGCAGCACCAGCAGGAGTTGGATGATGag gtggaagaggaagaagaggaagaggttgaggatgaagaagaggaggcacCAGTTGGGCAGCAAGAGATCCTTAGCCTGAGGGAGCAGTTAAAGGAGGAAATCAGGAGGAAAAACGCGGCAATGGCTGCTGGCGCTCGCAAACCTAATTTACCATTGTCATCCAAGAACCAGACGATGCCACCCGTTAAGGACGG ATATGGCACCTTCTTTGGGCCATCAAAGCCAGTGCTTGCTCGCCGAGTCATCGAAGAAGGGTGTTCAACGATCATGAAAGATCTACAGAATGTACCCTCCAAA AAAGATGTTTCCTTGGCTTTGAAGATGCGACAAGGCGCAGTTGAGAAAATGCAGAAACTGAAGTTTGTTAGTGAG GAGAAGAGAAAGGTTGATACACTTCGAAAGAATCGAGATTACTCATGTCTGTTCTCAGATGATGCTGATACTCAACCCCCTACTAAAGATCATCCTGAGAGTAGTAGGGCCCTTCTTCTTGTTCCGAAATCTG AGACTCAAGATGCTGGGCAGGTGAATTCTGCCAGGAAAAGCAGAGTGTTCACAGGTCAACCTGCCACATTATCATCAACAGACCATGGATTGAAGAAGGGTTCTGGGTCTCTGGGAAAGAAGGCTCATGCAGAAAGAAAAGGCGCTATAGCTGCTGGTAGAAACGGGTCCAACCTGCCTAACTTGAAGAAGAAATCTCCAGGGCTGCTATCATCCTCGAAAGGCCAAGAGCTGCAGCCGTCACTCCATAACAAGAGGCCGCAGGCGTCGATTCCAGGACAGAAGCTGCGGCAGCAGCCGCAGAGTCAGAGGCCGCAAGGCAATGGCCGTCAGCCACCGTTGCAAGGTCGAAGTCTACAAGGTCAGCTTATTGGACAGAATAGATCGGCTGCGCAAAATGGGAGATTGAAATCAGCACAAAAGCAGCTCATTCCTTCCTCAAAATTCAAG CATTTGCAGGCATCTCATGGAGTAGAAAAGCATATAGTAAAAAGAAGGAAATCCAATGATGACAGACAAATAATGCATAA ATATGACGAATTTGCTATCAGCGATGAAGACGAGAGTGATATGGAAGCTGATTTTGCTAGCATACAAAGGGAAGAGAGAAGAAG CGCGGCACTTGCAAGGAAAGAGGACCAGGAGCAGCTCCGGTTGatcaaggaagaagagaggcgcGAACGCGCAATGAAGAGGAAAAGGGCAGCACAAAAGGAATAA
- the LOC136463999 gene encoding uncharacterized protein isoform X1 has product MASKFDNQNNEQLVDEYCDQDEDGLGDFIVYSDDDEESLKQKQHQQELDDEVEEEEDDEHQQELDDEVEEEEEEEVEDEEEEAPVGQQEILSLREQLKEEIRRKNAAMAAGARKPNLPLSSKNQTMPPVKDGYGTFFGPSKPVLARRVIEEGCSTIMKDLQNVPSKKDVSLALKMRQGAVEKMQKLKFVSEEKRKVDTLRKNRDYSCLFSDDADTQPPTKDHPESSRALLLVPKSETQDAGQVNSARKSRVFTGQPATLSSTDHGLKKGSGSLGKKAHAERKGAIAAGRNGSNLPNLKKKSPGLLSSSKGQELQPSLHNKRPQASIPGQKLRQQPQSQRPQGNGRQPPLQGRSLQGQLIGQNRSAAQNGRLKSAQKQLIPSSKFKHLQASHGVEKHIVKRRKSNDDRQIMHKYDEFAISDEDESDMEADFASIQREERRSAALARKEDQEQLRLIKEEERRERAMKRKRAAQKE; this is encoded by the exons ATGGCGAGCAAGTTCGACAACCAAAACAAT GAGCAACTCGTGGACGAATATTGTGACCAAGATGAGGACGGCCTCGGTGACTTCATTGTGTAtagcgacgacgacgaggagtcaTTGAAGCAAAAGCAGCACCAGCAGGAGTTGGATGATGaggtggaagaggaagaggatgatgagcaCCAGCAGGAGTTGGATGATGaggtggaagaggaagaagaggaagaggttgaggatgaagaagaggaggcacCAGTTGGGCAGCAAGAGATCCTTAGCCTGAGGGAGCAGTTAAAGGAGGAAATCAGGAGGAAAAACGCGGCAATGGCTGCTGGCGCTCGCAAACCTAATTTACCATTGTCATCCAAGAACCAGACGATGCCACCCGTTAAGGACGG ATATGGCACCTTCTTTGGGCCATCAAAGCCAGTGCTTGCTCGCCGAGTCATCGAAGAAGGGTGTTCAACGATCATGAAAGATCTACAGAATGTACCCTCCAAA AAAGATGTTTCCTTGGCTTTGAAGATGCGACAAGGCGCAGTTGAGAAAATGCAGAAACTGAAGTTTGTTAGTGAG GAGAAGAGAAAGGTTGATACACTTCGAAAGAATCGAGATTACTCATGTCTGTTCTCAGATGATGCTGATACTCAACCCCCTACTAAAGATCATCCTGAGAGTAGTAGGGCCCTTCTTCTTGTTCCGAAATCTG AGACTCAAGATGCTGGGCAGGTGAATTCTGCCAGGAAAAGCAGAGTGTTCACAGGTCAACCTGCCACATTATCATCAACAGACCATGGATTGAAGAAGGGTTCTGGGTCTCTGGGAAAGAAGGCTCATGCAGAAAGAAAAGGCGCTATAGCTGCTGGTAGAAACGGGTCCAACCTGCCTAACTTGAAGAAGAAATCTCCAGGGCTGCTATCATCCTCGAAAGGCCAAGAGCTGCAGCCGTCACTCCATAACAAGAGGCCGCAGGCGTCGATTCCAGGACAGAAGCTGCGGCAGCAGCCGCAGAGTCAGAGGCCGCAAGGCAATGGCCGTCAGCCACCGTTGCAAGGTCGAAGTCTACAAGGTCAGCTTATTGGACAGAATAGATCGGCTGCGCAAAATGGGAGATTGAAATCAGCACAAAAGCAGCTCATTCCTTCCTCAAAATTCAAG CATTTGCAGGCATCTCATGGAGTAGAAAAGCATATAGTAAAAAGAAGGAAATCCAATGATGACAGACAAATAATGCATAA ATATGACGAATTTGCTATCAGCGATGAAGACGAGAGTGATATGGAAGCTGATTTTGCTAGCATACAAAGGGAAGAGAGAAGAAG CGCGGCACTTGCAAGGAAAGAGGACCAGGAGCAGCTCCGGTTGatcaaggaagaagagaggcgcGAACGCGCAATGAAGAGGAAAAGGGCAGCACAAAAGGAATAA